A genomic window from Ferrimicrobium acidiphilum DSM 19497 includes:
- a CDS encoding AMP-binding protein: protein MNQLVAIQLEPTEQLVEMIAKCWARDDAVAVLDPRSPKMRIEERLAVLAAHRLVDSDGVHELDPHAPVLPTGSRIVITTSGTTGPPKAIVHTEANLFASAQSIQRRLAINANDVWFCPLSPAYIGGLAVIARSLLLGNRVLMGQHLDQVSVDNALASGATLTVAVTAALPSVDLSGFRSVLLGAQPPPEQVPTNAIVTYGMTETGSGVIYDGHPLDGVEVRIVDDVIELRGPMMAKHYRNGAPVLDSDGWLNTGDLGSFSDDGSLRVLGRASELINSGGHKVNPLRVEAAVSAQFGSDLGDLCVVATTDDRFGEAVTLVVTSPKPPDLNTVRNHLDSLERYELPRRIITVESIPRTETGKPMRKTLGQQLSGD from the coding sequence GTGAACCAACTCGTAGCGATCCAACTAGAGCCGACAGAGCAGCTCGTCGAGATGATCGCCAAATGCTGGGCTCGAGACGATGCGGTAGCGGTCCTGGACCCACGCTCACCAAAGATGCGCATCGAGGAACGGTTAGCCGTCCTGGCAGCTCATCGCCTCGTCGACTCCGATGGTGTCCATGAACTCGATCCTCACGCCCCTGTGCTCCCGACTGGCAGTCGGATAGTAATTACCACCTCCGGCACGACCGGACCGCCGAAGGCGATCGTTCACACCGAAGCAAACCTGTTCGCCTCTGCGCAATCGATCCAGAGACGACTTGCAATCAACGCGAACGACGTATGGTTCTGCCCACTCTCGCCGGCCTACATCGGTGGACTCGCCGTCATAGCGCGCTCATTGCTCCTCGGTAACCGAGTGCTCATGGGTCAACATCTCGATCAAGTATCGGTGGACAACGCACTCGCATCGGGTGCCACGCTGACAGTAGCGGTCACTGCAGCCCTGCCATCGGTCGATCTGAGCGGCTTCCGCTCAGTATTGCTTGGTGCTCAACCACCTCCCGAGCAGGTACCCACCAACGCAATCGTCACCTACGGCATGACTGAGACCGGCTCAGGGGTCATCTATGACGGCCATCCGCTGGACGGTGTCGAGGTCCGCATTGTCGATGATGTCATAGAACTTCGCGGTCCGATGATGGCCAAACACTATCGAAATGGAGCTCCAGTCCTAGACAGCGACGGCTGGCTTAACACTGGTGATCTTGGCAGCTTCAGTGACGATGGTTCGCTACGAGTCTTAGGGCGGGCAAGCGAGCTCATCAACAGCGGCGGCCACAAGGTAAACCCGCTTCGCGTAGAGGCTGCCGTGAGTGCTCAATTCGGCAGCGACCTTGGCGATCTCTGTGTCGTCGCCACCACCGATGATCGCTTCGGTGAAGCCGTAACCCTCGTGGTTACCTCACCAAAACCTCCCGATCTCAATACGGTACGCAACCACCTGGATAGCCTTGAGAGATACGAGCTACCCCGCCGGATCATCACTGTCGAATCCATCCCCCGCACCGAGACTGGCAAACCAATGCGCAAGACCCTAGGACAGCAACTCTCTGGTGATTAA
- a CDS encoding APC family permease, which yields MDTVEHAPETSGGRQGGGHSLRRGALSLLDSSVMGVAGVAPAYSIAASTAVLIGAVSVGGPAALLYCGIAMFGIVWAFNYLGRSETNAGASYAWVRRALHPVLGYIAGWALVASALIFMVAGAYPAGSTLLGLFSNSAANNVTAVTIVGSIVFLIMIAAVIAGVTITARIQVIMSSIELVILVVFAVLMLVHGHDVRNFSWSWFSPSVFHSSSVFFGGALVAAFYYWGWDVTANLNEETKEAKVTPGLGGIIGVIVVFVLFEVFTIGTNMVLTNKIIANNAGDVLLVLGQTVWHGLGGKLLVVAVVLSTVATLETTIIQVTRTMFSMGRDGTLPRALGVTHATRKTPVTATVVVAVISLGLFIASNYIGSIGTVLTDAINAIGLQIAIYYALAGFSVVILYRKKIFTGANYFFFAGLWPLVGAVFMAVMFEQTIPGLNAATLIVGLGSMALGLIPMIIYWVKGRPYFKMPTAEERDIDYEPALAD from the coding sequence GTGGATACAGTGGAGCACGCTCCGGAGACATCCGGAGGTCGGCAAGGGGGTGGTCATAGTCTCAGACGTGGCGCACTCTCATTACTCGATTCGAGTGTTATGGGTGTCGCTGGTGTCGCCCCAGCGTATTCGATTGCAGCCTCGACCGCGGTACTCATTGGGGCAGTATCAGTAGGCGGACCTGCGGCACTACTGTACTGTGGCATTGCTATGTTCGGTATCGTTTGGGCGTTTAACTATCTCGGCCGTTCTGAAACTAACGCCGGAGCCAGCTATGCCTGGGTAAGGAGAGCGCTGCATCCGGTTCTTGGATATATAGCTGGCTGGGCACTTGTCGCCTCGGCACTGATTTTCATGGTGGCCGGCGCCTATCCAGCAGGCTCGACGCTTTTGGGGTTGTTCTCGAATTCAGCAGCCAACAATGTCACGGCGGTCACTATCGTTGGCTCGATTGTCTTCTTGATAATGATCGCAGCAGTGATCGCCGGGGTGACCATCACCGCCAGAATTCAGGTAATAATGTCCTCGATCGAGCTCGTGATCTTGGTGGTCTTCGCCGTTCTGATGCTCGTTCACGGCCATGATGTGCGCAACTTCTCGTGGTCATGGTTCTCGCCATCGGTGTTCCACTCCTCCAGCGTCTTCTTTGGTGGTGCGCTGGTTGCGGCGTTCTATTACTGGGGTTGGGATGTGACCGCCAACCTCAATGAGGAGACTAAGGAGGCCAAAGTAACACCTGGCCTTGGCGGAATTATCGGTGTGATCGTGGTCTTCGTTCTCTTTGAGGTATTCACTATCGGTACTAATATGGTGCTTACCAACAAGATTATCGCCAACAACGCTGGTGATGTACTTCTGGTGCTTGGTCAGACGGTCTGGCACGGGCTTGGTGGCAAGTTGCTGGTGGTTGCGGTTGTCCTCTCCACCGTTGCAACCTTAGAGACTACGATCATCCAGGTAACGCGTACTATGTTCTCGATGGGACGTGATGGCACGCTCCCAAGAGCGCTTGGTGTCACTCACGCGACCCGCAAGACCCCGGTGACCGCCACTGTTGTCGTCGCAGTCATATCGTTGGGCCTCTTCATTGCCTCGAATTACATCGGTTCTATCGGCACCGTCCTCACCGATGCGATCAATGCCATCGGACTCCAGATTGCGATTTACTATGCACTTGCAGGGTTCTCGGTGGTGATCCTCTATCGCAAGAAGATCTTTACCGGCGCCAACTACTTCTTCTTTGCCGGGCTTTGGCCACTCGTGGGTGCCGTCTTTATGGCGGTCATGTTTGAGCAGACTATCCCGGGCCTGAATGCAGCGACGTTGATCGTGGGTCTAGGATCGATGGCCCTTGGCCTCATCCCGATGATCATCTACTGGGTCAAAGGGCGCCCGTACTTCAAGATGCCAACCGCCGAGGAGCGCGATATAGATTATGAGCCAGCTCTAGCTGATTAG
- a CDS encoding SDR family oxidoreductase, producing MGVAIVTGGSRGIGLATATRLAQDGHQVMLVARKPDELDAASRQISDSVPGAVVGTCPANLRDEGAPAAIFDMTEEMLGTVTLLVNNAATNPWAGPMVELTPKVMDVVYQVNLKAPTMMIQELAKRIGDRDHQGAVVNVASIGGLHVEPLIGWYNVQKAALLHMTRQFGAELGPRIRVNTVAPGLIRTQFASMLVDSLEGQLSQRLPLGRIGEPDDVAGVISFLLSSDAQWMTGTTVVIDGGNEVMGMF from the coding sequence ATGGGTGTTGCTATTGTCACAGGAGGATCGCGAGGTATTGGGCTCGCTACCGCTACGCGGCTCGCTCAAGATGGACATCAGGTGATGCTGGTTGCAAGGAAACCCGATGAACTCGACGCAGCTTCCAGACAGATTAGTGATTCAGTTCCTGGTGCGGTAGTCGGTACTTGCCCGGCGAACCTGCGCGACGAAGGGGCACCTGCGGCTATCTTCGATATGACCGAGGAGATGCTCGGCACCGTTACGTTGTTGGTCAATAATGCTGCCACGAATCCGTGGGCTGGTCCGATGGTGGAGTTAACGCCCAAGGTAATGGACGTCGTCTATCAGGTCAATCTCAAAGCGCCAACCATGATGATTCAAGAGTTAGCGAAGCGTATTGGTGACCGTGATCATCAGGGGGCGGTGGTGAACGTCGCCTCCATTGGTGGACTCCATGTTGAGCCCCTGATCGGGTGGTACAACGTCCAGAAGGCGGCGCTCTTGCACATGACTCGGCAGTTTGGAGCGGAGCTAGGTCCACGGATTCGAGTGAACACGGTAGCGCCGGGACTTATTCGCACCCAATTTGCCTCCATGTTGGTTGACTCGTTAGAAGGCCAGCTTTCTCAACGTCTGCCGCTTGGCCGCATCGGGGAGCCAGACGATGTTGCTGGCGTCATTTCGTTCTTGTTGTCCTCGGATGCGCAATGGATGACCGGAACCACGGTGGTCATAGATGGCGGTAACGAAGTCATGGGGATGTTCTAG